AACCCCTGGGAAGTTTCATTTGCATAGAAACTCTAGCAGCCTCAACAACAATAATCCACTGGATGGACAgaaaatgctgtgtgtgtgtgtgtgtgtggagggggactGTTAAACGCTTTTCACTACACCCATTTGAGGTCACGTTGTACATCTTCAAACAAAATTCAAATCAGATCAATTATTCGCTACAGAGTTACATACATTACGCTGTTCGGTCAAGGAAATGCCTGGATGGCTTTGTGAGCAATATCTTTCACTTCATACAAATGTTACAGATGACTACTATGTTTAAAAATATAGAGCTGTGCAGAGGGCACATAGTAGTCATAATGACTGATTCAAACGTTGATATCTGCTTCTGGCATTCAATTAAAGTGCGGTTGAAAACAATTGACCAGTAGAGGGAGATGTGATGTTTCACACCCCTGGTTCTATGTTCATCAGCAGTAGTAAAAAAACTCAGACCAGGATATTCAAAGTTGAGAATAAACGCTACTCAGACATTCACTCTGGCATATAATAGACGACATGTGGTCTATGCCACCTGGAGGTTATTTGCAGTCACGTTAGTCAAAGGATGCTAGCACCTTCCTGCCTTTCAGGGGTTGAGGGGGTCGGAAGTTGTTCTCCATGCATTtcctgctctcttcctcctctccgctGAAGAGCAGCATCCTGAACTTTCCCATCTGTGGAGAGATGTTTGGAGACAGAAAGAAACACCTTATGGCCCCTGGCTGCAGTGTCTGAGGGAGGGAAAACATAATAATAGCTTcttatgtaagaagggcttttCCCTGCTGAGTATCCCCAAAGAATTTCACAATTAAAAAAAAGGCCAAAACGTTTCCATCCATCATGTTAATCAGCTCCCAGGGATCAAAGGATTGTGCCCCTGGAGTCCTACACTAAGGGCGAGGGAGCAGGCCCGTGCTCCCAGGCCCAGTCAGCCAGGCCAGGAACAGAGGTATGCAGACCGCATGCCGATGGACCAAAGCTGACTTTAATTACTTTTCCCAGTGCCATTGCAAAAAAGCTGAGAACACAAAACAGGGTCAGCCCAGGAGGGGACCTGGAAGGCATGCAGTCACCTCCCTGGTAAACAGCCTGTTATAATGGCAGTGGCGTAAAGTATTAAGTAGTaccttaaagtattttttacttaagttgttttttgggggtatctgtactttagtatttatatttttgtacattttCTTTGACACCCAAAAGCACAAATGcacacacttatcaacagaacatccctggtcatccatactgcctctgatctggcggactcactaaacatgcATGCTTCGCTTGCAAATGATGTCAatgttgcagtgtgcccctggctttccgtacatttaaaaaacaatgccacctggtttgcttaataaggaatttgaaatgatttatacttcaGTATATTCTGGCAATtagatttacttttgatacttaagtatatttaaaaccaaatacttttagacttccactcaattagtattttactgggtgacttttacttgagtcattttctattaaggtatctttacttttactcaagtatagcggttgggtactttttccaccaatgTATAATTAGAACTACTAAGTGTATTGTAAATATTTAAAAATTAATGAAATGGTATATTAGCCAACTACGCCATTGAGTCTATTATCTACTCTAATCTTTTTTTCAAGCTATATGAGCACCTGCAAAGGGAGAATCTAGCCTACAGTAATTCAGAGAATATGCACTGCACAGCTACATAGTAAAGAATCTGGGTGTGTGCGTGACTGTCACGAGCTCCAGGGTAATGACCACTGTTTGAATGGAGCTTAACCTGTGACTTGTGACACCTGGATCCACAAAGAGTTCTTTCAAATCTAGGGTTCCCACTAGGATTACAGCAGGCCACTGCTGCAGCCCTCTgagtccccacacacacagagggactgCATGGCATCCAAACCACACATGCAGTAATCCACTCAAAGCCATGGCTGAGCCTACTGCCCTGGCACACTCCAATCAAAGCCCTCCGTCTGGAGAAAGCCCAGCAACAGTAACATCAAAGATGGCTCAAGGACAGCCCCAGCTCAGTCACTGGTGGTCATAAAGCCTTCACATTGATGTTTCAAATCATTAACCATGAGGTGAGGGGAGAaattaattggtatattgtaaaaACAGATAGGGTTCGTTTACACagggcagcccaattctgattttttttttaatcactaATTGATATTTTGAGCCATctgatctttttcagagctgatctgaaaatatctgatgtgattggtcaaaagaccaattagtgggaaaaaaaTATCACAATTGGGCTGTCACAACGCAGCCATAGTGTTGCAAGTGAGCCATCAAAGTGAACCTTGACATACTTTTACTTGTCAATTTCAGTGTTACAGAATAATTACTTCAACAGACACTCCCACATAAATCAATGTAAAAACCTCAGTGCCTTTTTCTTTCTTGAACATTTGGAGGAAGGGCAGAGGAAAGGCAGAGCACCCACCGTCAGGGCAGACGGCGGTCATTCAAATGGTTCATCATTTACATCACGACAAAAGCAGTGGTTCACTGTGGTTTCCCTAAGCGGAGACCCCACATTTCCATAAGCAGAGATATCTCCATATTGGTAGTACCGATTCACCCCTATCAGATGGCGAGGGCTCCCACCTGTTTCTCTGAAACTACGATTGGCTCCTTCAGAACGATCCAGGTGACACTCTCGTGAAGAGGCGGCGTGGTCAGTGAACCCGGGTAGGTCCAGAAGTGGAGGCTGTTCGGTAGGAGGCACTTGGGATTGAAACCTTTGAAATCTGCAACGCTTCCCTGGGTGCAAATAGAACAAAGAATAGGATGAGAAAAGTGGATTATGCCACACTTAAGATGAGTCTTTTATCAAATGCCCTGTTGAATCATCCGAGACACTCGTTAGGTGAATCATTCTTTTGCATTATGTCAGACTTACCTTAAACTTCACCTTGTATAAAGCATCTGTTATCTTGTGTAAACCTCTGTGTTCACCTCCGATCTGTAAACAAAACACCTTCCTTTTTTTAGCTCAACATTCAAACATTTGCCCAAACAGATTGTCATATCTGAGAAAATATGAAGCTTTCCATAAACCTTCTAAATAtattacaaatgttttttttttttaccatcacGCACTGTATGCGTACTCTGAGTGTAcaggaacaccttcttaatattgagttgcacccccttttgcctcctGGCACCCACTGCCATACCTCATTCAAAGACACTTCAAATATTTTGTCTCACCCTTTCACCGTCAatcgcacacatacacaattcacgtctcaattttctTAAGGGCTTTAAAATCTATTTAACCTGTCtcgtccccttcatctacactgatttaagtggatttaacaagtgacaatgtctttcacctggtcagtctgtcatggaaagagcaggcgttcctaatgttttgaacagTCTGTGTGtacgtcaatgttgttatcaATAAGATATTTCATAGACGCATACATTTTATACTTTGCATTATGTCAATACATTGTCTATAGAAGTGTGCCACATATGTTCCACATGGTACTGGTATGACTGAACAATTTTCAACACAAACACGGGTAAAATGTTTTCGTCCACTCTGTTCAGACCAAAATCATAACATGTTTTTACATTGTTCCTTCAGTGATTGCTGATCTTCAATCTAATCCCTGTTAAAACAGAACTTGGTGAAGCAGAAAGAGATTACATTCCAAAGCAATTTACTGGCTGACAGATAAACAGCTGCTGGCTGATGCGGGGGGGAGGTGGTAAGCGGGGTACCCCGGGGGAGATCCTCTCACCTCTAAAAAGATGCCAAGGACAGCCAGGCCATCGGGGGCTGCCGCTGCCTCCCCAAATGTCTTGTACTTGTCTGCGTTCCAGTGCACCAGATGAAGCTGCAGGAGGAAACAGGGAGGAGGGGCAGCAGGGATAGGGACAAGCCTGTGCCAAGCACCCACATTCAGGGAAACACAGCTTTGTCTCAGGTACTAAACAAACCAGTTGCCTAGTACAGAGGTCAACCGAACCAGAGAAGGGAAAACTACTTATTGGCAAATATAGATGCAGATGTACAGTGCAGTCGGAAAtgattcagacctcttgactttttccacattttgttacgttacagccctattctaaaaatgtattaaattattttttcccccctcatcaatctacacacattacctcaTAACGATAAAGCACATTTTTGCAAAGAaattaactcagcaaaaaaataaacgtcctctcactgtcaaccgcatttattttcagcaaacttaacatgtgtaaatatttgtatgaacataagattcaactactgagacataaactgaacaagttccacagacatgtgactaacagaaattgaataatgtgtccctgaacaaagaggggggggggggggggggggggggggggatcaaaatcaaaagtaacagtcagtgtctggtgtggccaccagctgcattaagtactgcagtgcatctcctcctcatggactgcaccagatttgccagttcttgctgtgagatgtttaccccactcttccaccaacgcatctgcaagttcccggacatttctggaggggaatggccctagcccacACCTTCCGATCCAACAAGTCACAGACGTGCTCGATGGGATTaggatccgggctcttcactggccatggcagaacactgacattcctgtcttgcaggaaatcacgcacagaacgagcagtatggctggtggcattgtcatgctggagggtcatgtcaggatgagcctccaggaagggtaccacatgagggaggaggatgtcttccctgtaatgcacagcgttgagattgcttgcaataacaacaagctcagtccgatgatgctatgacacaccgccgcagaccatgacggaccctccacctccaaattgatcctgctccagagtacaggcctctgtgtaacgctcattccgtcaacgataaacacgaatccaaccatcaccccatGTGAAACAAAACCGTGActggtcagtgaagagcactttttgccagtcctgtctgatccagcgacggtgggtttgtgcccaaaggcgacgttgttgccggtgatgcctggagaggacctgccttacaacaggcctacaagacctcagtccagcctctctcagcctattgcggacagtctgagcactaatgGAGGGACTGTGCATTCctagtgtaactcgggcagttgttgttgccatcctgtacctgtcccgcaggtgtgatgtttggatgtaccgatcctgtgcaggtgttgttacaagtggtctgccactgcgaggacgatcagctgtctgtcctgtctccctgtagcgctgtcttaggcgtctcactgcagtcctcatgcctccatgCAGCTTGCCTAAGGAACGTtgacgcagatgagcagggaccctgggcatctttcttttggtatttttctgagtcagtagaaaggcctgtttagtgtcctatgttttcataactgtgaccttaattgcctaccgtctgtaaactgttagtgtcttaacgaccgttccacaagtgcatgttcattaacCGTTTATGGTTcaatgaacaagcatggaaaacagtgttaaaacccttcacaatgaagatctgtgaagttatttgaatttgGAGTTTACCTTGTTtacattcagtaccagtcaaaagctttgacacctactcattcaaggtttttaattattttaaaaaaaaaactattttccatgttgtagaataatagtgaaaatagTGATaagtcaaaactatgaaacacatggaatcatgtagtaaccaaacgtgttaaacaaatcaaaatatatgttatatttgagattgccatcctttgccttgatgacagctttgcattctctcaaccaccttcacctggaatgcttttccaacagtcttgaaggagttcccacatatgttgagcacttgttggttgcttttccttcactctgcagtccaactcatctcaaatgAGTTGAGGTCGGTAATTGTGAAAGCCAGGTCATCTCCTGGTCATctgctgcagcactccatcactctcattattggtcaaatagcccttacacagcctggaggtgtgttgggtcattgtcctgttgaaaaacaaatggtagtgggacttagcgcaaaccagatgggatggcatattgctgcagaatgctgtggtagccatgctggttaagtgtgccttgaattctaaataaatcactgacagtgtcatcagcaaagcacccccacacctccatgcttcatggtgggaaccacaaatgcagagataatccgttcacctactctgcgtctcacaaagacacagccgttggaaccaaaaatatcaaatttggactcagacaaaaggacagatccggtctaatgtctattgctcgtgtttcttggcccaagcaagtctcttcttattggtgtccttcagtaatGGGTTATTTGCAGAAAtgcgaccataaaggcctgattcacgcagtctcctctgaacagttgatgttgagatgtgtcttattacttgaactctgtaaagcatttatttgggctgcaatttctgaggctggtaactctaatgaacttatcctctgcagcagaggtaactttgggtcttcctttcctgtggcggtcctcatgagagccagtttcatcatatagAGCTTGATGTTTTCTTGCGATTGTGACTGAATTTTCcggtttgactgaccttcatgtcttaaagtaaaaaTAGACTGtcgcttctctttgcttatttgagctgttcttgctataatatgtacttggtcgtttatcaaatagggctctcttctgtataccacccatcccttatcacaactgattggctcaaacgcattaaggaaagaaattccacaaatgaacttaagacacacttgttaattgaaatgcattccaggtgactacctcatgaagctggttgagagaatgccaagagtgtgcaaagctgtcatcaaggcaaagggtggctactttgaagaatcgaaaatatattttgatttgtttaacacttttttggttactacatgtttccatatgtgttatttcatagtttatgtctttactattattctacaatgtagaaaatagtaaaaaaaataaaagaaaaccccttgaatgagtaggcgtagtaggtgtgactggtactgtaagcattcagatctggggaagggtaccaaaaaatgtctgcagcattgaaggtccccaggaacagTGGCCTCCAcaattctgaaatggaagaagtttggaaacaccaagactcttcctagagctggccaccaggcctaactgagcaatcgggggagaagggccatttTCAGGGAGGTAACCACGAACTTGATGGttactctaacagagctccagagttcctctgtggagatgggagaaccttccagaaggacaaccttctctgcagccagatggaagccactcctcagtaaaaggcacatgacagcccgcttgaagtttgccaaaaggcccctgAAGGACTCTCACGccatgccaagcgtcacgtctggaggaaacctggcaccaatccctacggtgaagcatcatgctgtggggatgtttttcagcagcagggactgggaggctagtaagaattgagggaaagatgaacggggcaaagtacaaaatgatccttgatgaaaacctgctccagggcactcaggaccttagactggggcaaaggttaaccttccaacaggacaacgacccgaaacacacagccaagacaacgcaggagtggcttcaggacaagtctctgagtggcccaaccagagccggacttgatcccgatcaaacatctctggagagacctgaaaatagctgtgcagcaacgttcctcatccaacttgacagcgctttagaggatctgcagagaagaatgggagcaactcagcaaatacaggtgtgccaagtttgtaatgtcataccgaagaagactcgaggctgtaatcgctgccaaaggtgcttcaacaaattactgagtaacgGGTCTGAATATTTACGTAAATTGATATTTCCTTTTTTTTATGTCAAGACATGTTTTTGCTATGGGaaattatgtgtagattgatgagggtaaaaacatatattttacatctattttagaatacggctgcaacgtaacaaaatgtggagaaagtcaaggggtctgaatactttccgaatgcactgcatgtcGGGGAAGATGTGGTTACCTAGGCTCCGTCTGGGTGATTAGGAGGGGGAAACGCTCACCTCTGAAGCGTAGGTCTTCCCTCGGACGGTGTGCTCAGAGCCTTGGCTGCCCTTCCCGCCCCAGTGGAAGTGGAACTGTTTCAGCCGGTAGGCGTTGTCAAGTGGGCCTGCCCTGATTACTGTCAGGGCAGAGGAcgagagtcagccagccagccactgcCATGCCTCTATGCGCCTATGCCTGGCACAACAcactaggcaggcaggcaggcaggaaacaCCACATACCCTGCCTGGAAGAGCGACTCAACCTGGCTACACCTGCCACTGCTCACTAAATCACTCTCGCTAAGCTGATACAGATCAATGACACTCTGACAGACACAAAAGGCACCTTGCCCCGCAACCACACGATTTACTACTCCTCCTAATTTGGCTAAACCGGTAATTTATTACAACAACTATGTCCTCATGAAGGCCTTACTTTCCCTGACATAAAACAAATGAGAGTGTATTGTGAGCATGCGTCCTGATATGCCTAGGATTTGTCCTGTAACTAACTGGTCTAATTGGGGTGGTGCTGGGGATAAGGGCCCCAGGATAGACATTGTCTGGGCTGGGCTCAGTTAGTGACAGTGTAGGACAGGGCAGTAAGTGACTAATTATGTCTGATACCACTGGAGCCAAGCCATGCAAAgcacacacaggtgcacacagtgtacccatatacacacacacacagcgagatcTTTGTGATGGCAGATAAAAAGAATGCCGGAGATCGGAATGTCACAAACTAGGTTTCCTTCCATctaattggtgacagatttttttttatgctAATATTCTGAAATCATTTTCAAACCAGAGATGGGTTTCCATCAAACAGACGTATTGTGTGCATGATGACATGGTGCACATTAAAATCACTTTTAGAGTGAAATTCACATGTACCTAATACAATAaaaacaagttaaatgggtttccatcgcattttcaactctactgatggttttgtcacaaaaactgttgcattctatagcaaatgtgcccactctggtcttgtcacgtgtgctctagccaacagctggcagacaCAGTTCTGGCAGTCTACCTACATGAGattaggcaacaacatctcctccccgctgatcctcaacactggggccccacaagggtgcgttctgagccctctcctgtactccctgttcacccacgactgcgtggccacgcacgcctccaactcaatcatcaagtttgcggacgacacaacagtggtaggcttgattaccaacaacgacgagacggcctacagggaggaggtgagggaactcggagtgtggtgtcaggaaaataacctcacactcaacgtcaataaaactaaggagatgattgtggacttcaggaaacagcagagggaacacccccctatccacatcgatggaacagtagtggagagggtagcaagttttaagttcctcggcatacacatcacagacaaactgaattggtccactcacacagacagcatcgtgaagaaggcgcagcagcgcctcttcaacctcagaaggctgaagaaattcggcttgtcaccaaaagcactcacaaacttctacagatgcacaatcgagagcatcctggcgggctgtatcaccgcctggtatggcaactgcaccgccctcaaccgtaaggctctccagagggtagtgaggtctgcacaacacatcaccgggggcaaactacctgccctccaggacacctactccacctgatgtcacaggaaggccataaagatcatcaaggacatcaaccacccgagccactgcctgttcaccccgctatcatccagaaggcgaggtcagtacaggtgcatcaaagctgggaccgagagactgaaaaacagcttctatctcaaggccatcagactgttaaacagccaccactaacactgagtggctgctgccaacacactgacactgactcaactccagccactttaataatgggaattgatgggaaatgatgtaaatatatcactagccactttaaacaatgctaccttatataatgttacttaccctacattattcatctcatatgcatacgtatatactgtactctatatcatcgactgtatccttatgtaatacatgtatcactagccactttaaactatgccactttgttgacatactcatctcatttgtacatactgtactcgataccatctactgtatcttgcctatgctgctctgtaccatcactcattcatatatccttatgtacatattctttatccccttacactgtgtacaagacagtagttttggaattgttagttagattacttgttattactgcattgtcggaactagaagcacaagcatttcgctacactcgcattaacatctgctaaccatgtgtatgtgacaaataaaatttgatttgatttgattattatggataagagcaagattatttttatttgtccaAGGGCAGCCAAACGTCGACCATGATGTCACCaaaataagaccctcgatatttattggaaaggagcatccaGCGTAGTGTTGCAAAGGCAAGTAATATTACCATGAAACTACCAGAACGTGTATCTTGCAAGGATTTGATGTAATCTATCTCAAGACATCTAGCGGCCATTTTAGGtacttcagatttttttttttgaggtgtCTAATTATCTCTGGCCATCTGTGTGGCGTtttcatatattttacatgtgatataATTAAGATGTTCAAATTAAACGTACAATTACAGAGAaataaaacatcctaaatataaaccatcaactttgTGAATATCATTGGTGCTAAATAGGAGGGTTTCAGCAGGAAATAtgctttataaaaaaataaatcactcATTTATTTTGCCATGTCAGTGTGTATTTCTTGTCAATGTAATTATtgtcaaactggtggcagttgtaaaAGAAAGTCAATTGTTGCACTTGCAGAGTACATAAAAAATAATGGCATTGCTTGattagatgtttttttttcttctcttgaaccatatgtaTATCTACTAGAAATTCATGGACAACATGGAGGCATATATagtaattaaaaatatatatccaaaacttaaaaataaaaaaacattaataTAAAAAAGAAAATACAATAGATTGGCCTATATTttctgttatttacaaaaatggtattcttgccttttgtgctgttgtctaatgtttgtacaatgttttgtgctgctaccatgttgtgctactgccatgttgtgttgccatgTGTTGCCACCAAGCtgcg
This sequence is a window from Oncorhynchus clarkii lewisi isolate Uvic-CL-2024 chromosome 26, UVic_Ocla_1.0, whole genome shotgun sequence. Protein-coding genes within it:
- the LOC139385067 gene encoding carbonic anhydrase 7-like — translated: MTGRHWGYGEEDGPDAWHKNFPIAHGNRQSPIDIVPEDTVYDASLPPIFVSYDHCNSINICNNGHSVTVEFDDTDDKTVIRAGPLDNAYRLKQFHFHWGGKGSQGSEHTVRGKTYASELHLVHWNADKYKTFGEAAAAPDGLAVLGIFLEIGGEHRGLHKITDALYKVKFKGSVADFKGFNPKCLLPNSLHFWTYPGSLTTPPLHESVTWIVLKEPIVVSEKQMGKFRMLLFSGEEEESRKCMENNFRPPQPLKGRKVLASFD